A single window of Kitasatospora sp. HUAS MG31 DNA harbors:
- a CDS encoding polysaccharide deacetylase family protein: MPISSSSGRRRAPAGWIALALLLAGCAAPTAAPETGPVPAGPPAAPTAQAAAAAAAAQGAQPAQGAQQGAPVRAARQQEQRQAAQARRDLAAHQSLAVAQRWGLAAAPLPAPPAPAVKPALVEQPGVKTRPGLPPVVYRVPTAARVVFLTVDDGAEKDPEFRRMAGELGVPLSAFLSDYLARSDYGYFRALRDQGAGIQNHTLTHPDLRRLDAAGQRREICGQQDRLEAEFGVRPTLFRPPYGEYTDATLTVARECGITALPLWNEEAFPDRMEWRYADQKLHPGDIILTHFRGAGDWKGTMPEMLRRVLDTVTAQGFALARLEDYL; encoded by the coding sequence ATGCCGATATCGTCGTCCTCGGGGCGCCGTCGAGCGCCCGCCGGGTGGATAGCCCTGGCCCTCCTGCTGGCCGGCTGTGCCGCCCCCACCGCGGCCCCGGAGACCGGTCCGGTCCCCGCCGGACCGCCCGCCGCACCCACCGCCCAAGCTGCCGCCGCAGCCGCTGCCGCGCAGGGCGCGCAGCCGGCGCAGGGAGCGCAGCAGGGCGCACCCGTCCGGGCCGCACGCCAGCAGGAGCAGCGCCAGGCCGCACAGGCCCGCCGCGACCTGGCCGCGCATCAGTCCCTGGCGGTGGCCCAGCGCTGGGGGCTGGCGGCCGCGCCGCTGCCCGCGCCCCCGGCGCCCGCCGTCAAGCCCGCGCTGGTGGAGCAGCCCGGGGTGAAGACCCGGCCCGGCCTGCCGCCGGTGGTCTACCGGGTGCCGACCGCCGCCCGGGTGGTGTTCCTGACCGTGGACGACGGCGCCGAGAAGGACCCGGAGTTCCGCCGGATGGCCGGTGAGCTGGGTGTTCCGCTGAGCGCCTTCCTGTCGGACTACCTGGCGCGGTCGGACTACGGCTACTTCCGCGCCCTGCGGGACCAGGGCGCGGGCATCCAGAACCACACCCTCACCCACCCGGACCTGCGCCGGCTGGACGCCGCGGGCCAGCGCCGCGAGATATGCGGCCAGCAGGACCGGCTGGAGGCCGAGTTCGGCGTCCGCCCGACGCTGTTCCGCCCGCCGTACGGCGAGTACACCGACGCCACGCTGACCGTGGCCCGGGAGTGCGGGATCACGGCCCTGCCGCTGTGGAACGAGGAGGCCTTCCCGGACCGGATGGAGTGGCGGTACGCGGACCAGAAGCTCCATCCGGGGGACATCATCCTCACCCACTTCCGCGGGGCCGGGGACTGGAAGGGCACCATGCCGGAGATGCTCCGCCGGGTCCTGGACACGGTCACCGCACAGGGCTTCGCGCTCGCCCGGCTGGAGGACTACCTGTGA
- a CDS encoding SDR family NAD(P)-dependent oxidoreductase, whose product MARRWLVTGCSSGLGSALAAAAAEAGDTVLATARKPAALDDLVKAHPDRVLTAALDVRDPEQCEAAVQTAVDRLGGVDVLVNNAGSGLFGAVEEVADEELREQLETLLVGPWRLSRLVLPVMRAQGGGHIVNVSSIAGRTAFPGLAAYVTGKHALEGMSQALAAEVGAFGVKVSVIEPGGFATRYGASLAETALRLPAYREATALMREQLRGMAENTGLSRPEEFAELVLALVAADPAPLRVPVGVGAFELLAAAEEAARTDLAAARALVLGED is encoded by the coding sequence ATGGCACGCCGCTGGCTGGTGACGGGATGCTCGTCCGGACTGGGATCGGCCCTGGCGGCCGCCGCGGCCGAGGCCGGGGACACGGTGCTCGCCACCGCCCGCAAGCCGGCCGCCCTGGACGACCTGGTCAAGGCCCACCCCGACCGCGTCCTCACCGCCGCCCTGGACGTCCGCGACCCCGAGCAGTGCGAGGCCGCCGTGCAGACCGCCGTCGACCGGCTGGGCGGCGTGGACGTGCTGGTCAACAACGCCGGCAGCGGGCTGTTCGGCGCCGTGGAGGAGGTCGCCGACGAGGAGCTCCGCGAGCAGCTGGAGACCCTCCTGGTCGGCCCCTGGCGGCTGTCCCGGCTGGTCCTCCCGGTGATGCGGGCCCAGGGCGGCGGCCACATCGTCAACGTCTCCTCGATCGCCGGCCGGACCGCCTTCCCCGGCCTCGCCGCGTACGTCACCGGCAAGCACGCCCTGGAGGGGATGAGCCAGGCGCTGGCCGCCGAGGTCGGGGCGTTCGGCGTCAAGGTCAGCGTGATCGAGCCCGGCGGCTTCGCCACCCGGTACGGAGCGTCGCTGGCCGAGACCGCGCTGCGGCTGCCCGCCTACCGCGAGGCGACCGCGCTGATGCGCGAGCAGCTGCGCGGCATGGCGGAGAACACCGGGCTCAGCCGGCCCGAGGAGTTCGCCGAGCTGGTCCTCGCCCTGGTCGCCGCCGACCCCGCCCCGCTGCGCGTCCCGGTCGGCGTGGGCGCCTTCGAGCTGCTCGCCGCCGCCGAGGAGGCCGCCCGCACCGATCTGGCCGCCGCCCGCGCCCTGGTCCTGGGCGAGGACTGA
- a CDS encoding PAS domain-containing protein, which produces MRQGESGDQHGPPPTEGSGPTEGDGTVVGDGRPLWRSAVERDLADTLLRTVRGASAYGGVLYLRSADRRSLVVSAVVGVPLHLISGFRRIPVAAPLPPAEAYRTGRTILLGDADETMRRYPRLAVGLPYVYATGYTPLIAGDRTFGALAVLWPYDAGGPPTTARRQLRSAANRMAAALAPYGDEVAAEGDPAVVPLPLADGFGSRVGLFEWDLDGGRLTVDDELREILGLDDAFDGRAATLTERLAPEDVPLLHDAARRAAYQGEPFARQVRVRDARGGYRTVELRGRALAGSATLVVAVLDTSAHTAAAAAVERLRDGVFALDADGRVTYVNRSAELLLEAGRAQLLARHPWDVLPWLADPAYEDRYRAAMLSQQPTAFLACRPPDGWLAFSLYPDAHGLTGRIIPAGEPGGHHRTLPEARPPPPPASAPPTTCSSSPAPSPRRSPSARSATA; this is translated from the coding sequence ATGCGCCAGGGTGAGTCGGGGGACCAGCACGGCCCGCCCCCGACCGAGGGCAGCGGCCCGACCGAGGGCGACGGGACGGTCGTCGGCGACGGCCGTCCCCTGTGGCGCTCCGCCGTCGAACGGGACCTGGCCGACACCCTGCTGCGCACCGTCCGCGGCGCCTCCGCCTACGGCGGCGTGCTCTACCTGCGCTCGGCCGACCGCCGGTCGCTGGTGGTGAGCGCCGTCGTGGGCGTGCCGCTGCACCTGATCAGCGGTTTCCGGCGGATCCCGGTGGCCGCCCCGCTGCCCCCCGCGGAGGCGTACCGGACCGGCCGGACGATCCTGCTCGGCGACGCCGACGAGACGATGCGCCGCTACCCCCGGCTCGCCGTCGGCCTCCCGTACGTGTACGCCACCGGCTACACCCCGCTGATCGCCGGCGACCGGACCTTCGGCGCCCTGGCGGTGCTCTGGCCGTACGACGCCGGCGGGCCGCCGACCACCGCCCGGCGGCAGCTGCGCTCGGCCGCCAACCGGATGGCCGCCGCGCTCGCCCCGTACGGAGACGAGGTGGCCGCGGAGGGCGACCCGGCCGTCGTCCCGCTGCCGCTCGCGGACGGCTTCGGCAGCCGGGTCGGCCTGTTCGAGTGGGACCTCGACGGCGGGCGGCTGACCGTGGACGACGAGCTCCGCGAGATCCTCGGCCTGGACGACGCCTTCGACGGCCGGGCCGCCACCCTCACCGAGCGGCTCGCCCCGGAGGACGTCCCGCTGCTGCACGACGCGGCCCGGCGGGCGGCGTACCAGGGCGAGCCCTTCGCCCGGCAGGTCCGGGTGCGCGACGCCCGCGGCGGCTACCGCACGGTGGAACTGCGCGGCCGGGCCCTGGCCGGCTCCGCCACCCTGGTGGTCGCCGTCCTCGACACCAGCGCGCACACCGCCGCCGCGGCCGCCGTGGAACGCCTCCGCGACGGCGTCTTCGCCCTCGACGCCGACGGCCGGGTCACCTACGTCAACCGCAGCGCCGAACTGCTGCTGGAGGCCGGCCGGGCCCAGCTGCTCGCCCGGCACCCCTGGGACGTGCTGCCCTGGCTCGCCGACCCGGCCTACGAGGACCGCTACCGGGCCGCCATGCTCTCCCAGCAGCCCACCGCCTTCCTCGCCTGCCGCCCGCCCGACGGCTGGCTCGCCTTCTCCCTCTACCCGGACGCCCACGGCCTCACCGGCCGGATCATCCCCGCCGGCGAGCCCGGCGGCCACCACCGCACCCTGCCGGAGGCCCGCCCGCCACCCCCGCCAGCGTCGGCGCCACCTACCACCTGCTCCAGCTCGCCAGCGCCCTCACCGAGGCGGTCACCGTCCGCGAGGTCTGCGACTGCGTGA
- a CDS encoding PP2C family protein-serine/threonine phosphatase: MIDQILPGFGGQEMALYLARGGRMHLIAESGYPDGFLDPFEGTPVRARLPGTEVFATGAPAFFENERELTAAYPGIPKDQMRAWAFLPLIASGHPVGSCILGFDQPRAFTTEDRSVLTALGGLIAQALERARLYDAEFALARGLQQALLPHRLPAVPGLANAARYLPGTRGMEIGGDWYDAIPGTRGLYLVIGDVEGHNVGAAATMGQLRSAVRAFATGGSPPEVVLARTNQLLLDLDAGLLASCCLLQLDPVSGHARGVRAGHLPPLIRYPDGRTETLDLDGGPLLGIIRDVDYPVTEFTVPSGAIIALYTDGLVEDPDIPIEQGIDRLRSALAHADPDTLDPARLTDLADFLLGHARRSTQRADDVALLLTRRT; encoded by the coding sequence GTGATCGACCAGATCCTGCCCGGCTTCGGCGGCCAGGAGATGGCCCTCTACCTGGCCCGCGGCGGCCGGATGCACCTGATCGCCGAGAGCGGCTACCCCGACGGCTTCCTGGACCCCTTCGAGGGCACCCCGGTCCGCGCCCGGCTCCCGGGCACCGAGGTGTTCGCCACCGGCGCGCCCGCCTTCTTCGAGAACGAGCGCGAACTCACCGCCGCGTACCCCGGCATCCCGAAGGACCAGATGCGGGCCTGGGCCTTCCTCCCGCTGATCGCCTCCGGCCACCCCGTCGGCAGCTGCATCCTCGGCTTCGACCAGCCCCGCGCCTTCACCACCGAGGACCGCTCGGTGCTCACCGCCCTCGGCGGCCTGATCGCCCAGGCCCTGGAGCGGGCCCGCCTCTACGACGCCGAGTTCGCCCTCGCCCGCGGCCTCCAGCAGGCCCTGCTGCCGCACCGCCTGCCCGCCGTCCCCGGCCTCGCCAACGCCGCCCGCTACCTGCCCGGCACCCGCGGCATGGAGATCGGCGGCGACTGGTACGACGCCATCCCCGGCACCCGCGGCCTCTACCTGGTCATCGGCGACGTCGAGGGCCACAACGTCGGCGCCGCCGCCACCATGGGCCAGCTGCGCTCCGCCGTCCGCGCCTTCGCCACCGGCGGCAGCCCGCCCGAGGTCGTCCTGGCCCGGACCAACCAGCTGCTGCTCGACCTGGACGCCGGCCTGCTCGCCAGCTGCTGCCTGCTCCAGCTCGACCCGGTCTCCGGACACGCCCGCGGCGTCCGGGCCGGCCACCTGCCGCCGCTGATCCGGTACCCCGACGGCCGGACCGAGACCCTCGACCTGGACGGCGGGCCGCTGCTCGGCATCATCCGCGACGTCGACTACCCGGTCACCGAGTTCACCGTGCCCTCCGGCGCGATCATCGCCCTCTACACCGACGGCCTGGTCGAGGACCCGGACATCCCCATCGAGCAGGGCATCGACCGGCTCCGCAGCGCCCTCGCCCACGCCGACCCGGACACCCTCGACCCCGCCCGGCTCACCGACCTCGCCGACTTCCTGCTCGGCCACGCCCGCCGATCCACCCAACGCGCCGACGACGTGGCCCTGTTGCTGACCCGCCGGACCTGA
- a CDS encoding sensor histidine kinase, whose protein sequence is MSPIPAKLLRRALPGPWTTRRTLRECGAALALGLLAAGLEALGTFHAGQTALVGLAVTALYLLRRGLPGPVLVLAAAGAGWPAGFLPALVFAGFSAGRRIARPVLLGAVFSVAFLALCGVAVQKEGGEVPLRAFALGLAVGFLVLAVLPAVFGRYRAQRRALHTERTAHLHRERVMIAHQARLRERHRIAQDMHDSLGHQLALIAVHTGALEVDRTLTERQREAVSVLRQAATGAMRELREVVGLLRDDTLPEAGGADAVERLADASRAAGTEVALRQDGEIRPLAAATGHAAYRIVQEGLTNAHKHAPTAPIAVVLRYEPDTLVVEVVNGPAPDAAPAVSGGQGLTGLRERARLLGGIVHAGPTPDGGYRLAGLLPYDTARGPAGDEPELDTLPADAAPSRRRRPALGCALGAGIVVLTSIAVMVWGGITFVQSLDDATISKSRYDSLEVGRPESEIQDQLPPGSDFFSGELRKHGPPVPPGASCRWFITDGGDDAGGGTSGGGDGDWAARFCFRDGLLIEKQHYRANV, encoded by the coding sequence GTGAGCCCGATACCCGCGAAGCTGCTGCGCCGTGCCCTGCCCGGCCCCTGGACGACCCGCCGCACCCTCCGCGAGTGCGGCGCCGCCCTGGCCCTGGGACTGCTCGCCGCCGGTCTGGAGGCCCTCGGCACCTTTCACGCCGGGCAGACCGCCCTGGTCGGACTCGCCGTCACCGCGCTCTACCTGCTGCGCCGCGGCCTGCCGGGACCGGTCCTGGTGCTCGCCGCCGCCGGGGCCGGCTGGCCGGCCGGATTCCTCCCCGCGCTGGTGTTCGCGGGCTTCTCGGCCGGCCGGCGGATCGCCCGCCCGGTGCTGCTCGGCGCGGTCTTCTCGGTCGCCTTCCTCGCCCTGTGCGGCGTCGCCGTCCAGAAGGAGGGCGGCGAGGTCCCGCTGCGCGCATTCGCCCTCGGCCTGGCCGTCGGGTTCCTGGTGCTGGCCGTGCTGCCCGCCGTCTTCGGCCGCTACCGCGCGCAGCGCCGCGCCCTGCACACCGAGCGCACCGCGCACCTGCACCGCGAGCGGGTGATGATCGCCCATCAGGCCCGGCTCCGCGAGCGGCACCGGATCGCCCAGGACATGCACGACAGCCTCGGCCACCAGCTCGCGCTGATCGCCGTGCACACCGGCGCCCTGGAGGTGGACCGCACCCTCACCGAACGCCAGCGCGAGGCCGTCTCGGTGCTCCGCCAGGCCGCCACCGGTGCGATGCGCGAACTGCGCGAGGTGGTCGGCCTGTTGCGCGACGACACGCTGCCCGAGGCCGGCGGCGCGGACGCCGTCGAGCGGCTCGCCGACGCCTCCCGCGCCGCCGGGACGGAGGTGGCGCTGCGTCAGGACGGCGAGATCCGCCCGCTGGCCGCCGCCACCGGCCACGCCGCGTACAGGATCGTCCAGGAGGGCCTGACCAACGCCCACAAGCACGCCCCGACCGCGCCGATCGCCGTGGTGCTGCGCTACGAGCCGGACACCCTGGTGGTGGAGGTGGTCAACGGGCCGGCACCGGACGCGGCGCCCGCCGTCAGCGGCGGCCAGGGCCTCACCGGTCTGCGCGAGCGGGCCCGGCTGCTCGGCGGCATCGTCCACGCCGGCCCCACCCCCGACGGCGGCTACCGGCTCGCCGGCCTCCTCCCGTACGACACCGCCCGCGGCCCGGCCGGCGACGAGCCCGAACTGGACACCCTGCCCGCCGACGCCGCGCCCTCCCGCCGCCGCCGGCCCGCCCTCGGGTGCGCGCTCGGGGCCGGGATCGTGGTGCTCACCTCCATCGCCGTGATGGTCTGGGGCGGCATCACCTTCGTCCAGTCGCTGGACGACGCCACCATCTCCAAGTCCCGGTACGACAGCCTGGAGGTCGGCCGCCCGGAGAGCGAGATCCAGGACCAACTGCCGCCCGGCAGCGACTTCTTCTCCGGCGAGCTGCGCAAGCACGGGCCGCCGGTGCCGCCCGGGGCCAGCTGCCGGTGGTTCATCACGGACGGCGGGGACGACGCGGGCGGAGGGACATCGGGCGGCGGGGACGGGGACTGGGCGGCCCGGTTCTGCTTCCGGGACGGGCTGCTGATCGAGAAACAGCACTATCGTGCGAACGTATAG
- a CDS encoding response regulator transcription factor produces MRPPAIRVLVADDEPLIRAGIRMILTSAEDIEVVAEAADGREALELARAHPVDVVLLDIQMPVMDGLTALAELRRTVPGARAIVLTTFGERENVLRAIGAGGAGFLLKDTAPGELIQAVRAAATGHAFLSPAATRHIVDSLATGPATARGEAARTRLAVLSEREREVVELLGEGLSNADAGHRLHMSEATVKAYVSRILAKLQVDNRVQAALLARDAAL; encoded by the coding sequence ATCCGTCCGCCCGCCATCCGTGTCCTCGTGGCCGACGACGAACCGCTGATCCGGGCCGGCATCCGGATGATCCTCACCTCGGCCGAGGACATCGAGGTGGTCGCCGAGGCGGCGGACGGGCGCGAGGCCCTGGAACTGGCCCGGGCGCACCCGGTGGACGTGGTGCTGCTCGACATCCAGATGCCCGTGATGGACGGGCTCACCGCGCTCGCCGAACTGCGGCGGACCGTGCCGGGAGCCCGGGCGATCGTCCTCACCACCTTCGGCGAGCGGGAGAACGTGCTGCGGGCGATCGGGGCCGGGGGAGCCGGGTTCCTGCTCAAGGACACCGCCCCAGGCGAACTGATCCAGGCCGTCCGGGCCGCCGCCACCGGCCACGCCTTCCTCTCGCCCGCCGCCACCCGGCACATCGTCGACAGCCTCGCCACCGGCCCCGCCACCGCCCGCGGCGAGGCCGCCCGCACCCGGCTCGCCGTCCTGTCGGAACGGGAACGCGAGGTCGTCGAGCTCCTCGGCGAGGGCCTCTCCAACGCGGACGCCGGCCACCGCCTCCACATGAGCGAGGCCACCGTCAAGGCGTACGTCTCCCGCATCCTCGCCAAACTCCAGGTGGACAACCGCGTCCAGGCCGCCCTGCTGGCGCGCGACGCGGCGCTCTGA
- a CDS encoding MBL fold metallo-hydrolase, translated as MGFADDHLIPLVDAGLGNSSYLVDLGDGRALAVDASRDLRALRRAAAARGLTVAFAADTHLHADFLTGAVQLAADEGAAVLASAAGRRSFPHTALGDGDEVDLGGLTLRALATPGHTDEHLSFLLLDDGRELGVFTGGSLIVGSAARTDLQGADRAEELARAQYRSLRRLAALPDATAVWPTHGAGSFCSAPPGQERTTTIGAQKRANQLLAAEDEDAFVAALLGSLGSYPAYFDRLAELNRRGPVLLPTAPGLRPLTPAAVRDLLADGAVAVDARPIAEFAAGHLPGAFCDPLRPAFATWLGWLLPPDVPLVVVLGPGQDPAELAWQAAKIGYDRLAGQLAGGMDAWRADGGPTETLELLTADRIGDRPVLDVRQDAEFAAGHLPGAAHTELGALADDERGAADGTVVMCAHGERATTAASLLAARGARDLAVLAGGAPAWARATGRRLEEGGR; from the coding sequence GTGGGTTTCGCCGACGACCACCTGATCCCCCTGGTCGACGCCGGCTTGGGCAACAGCTCCTACCTGGTCGACCTCGGCGACGGACGCGCCCTCGCCGTGGACGCCTCCCGCGACCTGCGGGCCCTGCGCCGGGCCGCCGCGGCCCGGGGCCTCACGGTGGCGTTCGCCGCCGACACCCACCTGCACGCGGACTTCCTCACCGGCGCCGTCCAGCTCGCGGCCGACGAGGGCGCCGCCGTGCTGGCCTCCGCGGCCGGCCGGCGCAGCTTCCCGCACACCGCCCTGGGCGACGGCGACGAAGTGGACCTGGGCGGCCTCACCCTGCGCGCTCTGGCCACCCCCGGCCACACCGACGAGCACCTGTCCTTCCTGCTCCTCGACGACGGCCGCGAGCTGGGGGTGTTCACCGGCGGCTCGCTCATCGTCGGCTCCGCCGCCCGGACCGACCTCCAGGGCGCCGACCGGGCCGAGGAGCTCGCCCGCGCCCAGTACCGCTCGCTGAGGCGGCTGGCCGCCCTGCCGGACGCCACCGCGGTCTGGCCCACCCACGGCGCCGGGTCGTTCTGCTCCGCCCCGCCGGGACAGGAGCGGACCACCACCATCGGCGCCCAGAAGCGGGCCAACCAGCTGCTCGCCGCCGAGGACGAGGACGCCTTCGTGGCCGCGCTGCTGGGCAGTCTCGGCTCGTACCCCGCCTACTTCGACCGGCTCGCCGAGCTCAACCGCCGCGGCCCGGTCCTGTTGCCCACCGCCCCCGGGCTGCGCCCGCTCACCCCGGCCGCCGTCCGGGACCTGCTGGCCGACGGCGCGGTGGCGGTGGACGCCCGGCCGATCGCCGAGTTCGCGGCGGGCCACCTGCCCGGTGCCTTCTGCGACCCGCTGCGGCCGGCGTTCGCGACCTGGCTGGGCTGGTTGCTGCCCCCGGACGTCCCGCTGGTGGTGGTCCTCGGACCCGGCCAGGACCCGGCCGAACTCGCCTGGCAGGCCGCGAAGATCGGCTACGACCGGCTGGCCGGACAACTCGCCGGCGGCATGGACGCCTGGCGCGCGGACGGCGGCCCGACCGAGACGCTCGAGCTGCTGACGGCCGACCGGATCGGCGACCGGCCGGTCCTGGACGTCCGCCAGGACGCCGAGTTCGCCGCCGGCCACCTGCCCGGCGCCGCCCACACCGAGCTCGGCGCGCTCGCGGACGACGAGCGGGGGGCGGCCGACGGGACGGTGGTGATGTGCGCCCACGGCGAGCGCGCGACGACCGCCGCCAGTCTGCTCGCCGCCCGCGGCGCCCGCGACCTCGCCGTCCTGGCCGGGGGCGCGCCCGCCTGGGCGCGGGCGACCGGCCGCCGGCTGGAGGAGGGAGGCCGGTGA
- a CDS encoding MFS transporter, with protein MGRKHLITAGMLLQGAAVALVAVGGTFPVRALAQVLPGAGTALVDPAPLAVAGDVAHPAWRARAVGVYRLWRDGGFAVGALLAGALADAYGLTAAIRAVAALTAAAGVVVAVRMDETVRDPSTARARVAGPRVGVRPG; from the coding sequence ATCGGGCGCAAACACCTGATCACCGCCGGGATGCTGCTGCAGGGCGCCGCCGTCGCGCTGGTCGCCGTGGGCGGCACCTTCCCGGTGCGGGCGCTCGCCCAGGTGCTGCCCGGCGCCGGGACGGCCCTGGTGGACCCGGCCCCGCTCGCCGTGGCCGGGGACGTCGCCCACCCGGCCTGGCGGGCCCGCGCGGTCGGCGTGTACCGGCTGTGGCGCGACGGCGGATTCGCGGTCGGCGCCCTGCTCGCCGGCGCCCTGGCCGACGCGTACGGGCTGACCGCCGCGATCCGGGCGGTCGCCGCGCTCACCGCGGCCGCCGGCGTGGTGGTGGCGGTCCGGATGGACGAGACCGTACGAGACCCGTCCACGGCCCGGGCGCGGGTAGCGGGACCGCGGGTGGGGGTCCGACCGGGGTGA
- a CDS encoding AAA family ATPase encodes MRESVRPGTGPEAGAAPTPDRSGELRPSGLHDLRRGAVPAALRYPAGDLVVVSGLPGSGKSTLIKRCAGAPVVDSQRTRRRYQDRLPGWVPYALYRPLVRLSHYRGLRRALLAGGPLVVHDCGTLPWVRSWLARSAARQGRGLHLILLDASAAEARQGQRARGRTVSAYAFARHRRATADLRSRLTGAAAFALGGLASAVLLDRPGALELRTIEFR; translated from the coding sequence GTGCGGGAGTCCGTCAGACCCGGGACCGGCCCGGAGGCCGGGGCCGCCCCGACACCGGACCGGTCCGGTGAGCTGCGCCCGTCCGGCCTGCACGACCTGCGCCGGGGGGCCGTGCCGGCCGCGCTGCGGTACCCGGCCGGCGACCTGGTGGTGGTCTCCGGGCTGCCGGGCAGCGGCAAGAGCACCCTGATCAAGCGCTGCGCCGGGGCGCCGGTGGTGGACTCCCAGCGCACCCGCCGGCGCTACCAGGACCGGCTGCCCGGCTGGGTGCCGTACGCGCTGTACCGGCCGCTGGTCCGGCTGAGCCACTACCGGGGGCTGCGGCGGGCGCTGCTGGCCGGTGGGCCACTGGTCGTCCACGACTGCGGGACGCTGCCCTGGGTGCGGTCCTGGCTGGCCCGGTCGGCGGCCCGTCAGGGGCGCGGCCTGCACCTGATACTCCTGGACGCGAGCGCGGCGGAGGCCCGGCAGGGCCAGCGCGCCCGCGGCCGCACGGTCTCCGCGTACGCCTTCGCCCGGCACCGGCGGGCCACCGCCGACCTGCGGTCCCGGCTGACCGGCGCCGCGGCGTTCGCCCTCGGCGGGCTGGCCTCGGCGGTGCTGCTGGACCGTCCGGGGGCGCTGGAGCTGCGGACCATCGAGTTCCGCTGA
- a CDS encoding ATP-grasp domain-containing protein, translated as MRFCFLVEEHYRNDGMPLDVVRRLREWGHEVDVLRPGGSLLDLDTVVRAGRHDAWVLKTVSGGPGLGLLEAAASLGLTTVNDARAIRPVRDKAQAAVLAAHHGLPVPRTWAAADPLEFAPIPDAWYPLVVKPADGSSGRAVHLLERPDQLASLAEEFADEGLLIAQPYVPNSGTDLKVYCADGELFATERTSPLHPHHPHREQPVALSREVAEVAARVGEVYGLDLYGVDVLLGPDGPVVVDVNDFPSFRQVPDAVSKVADAVLRLARAGSCWSAVRAPRAVAVNAVAVNAVAGTAVAVNAL; from the coding sequence ATGAGGTTCTGCTTCCTGGTCGAGGAGCACTACCGGAACGACGGGATGCCGCTCGACGTGGTGCGGCGCCTGCGCGAGTGGGGCCACGAGGTGGACGTGCTGCGCCCCGGCGGCTCGCTGCTCGATCTGGACACGGTGGTCCGGGCCGGACGGCATGACGCCTGGGTGCTGAAGACGGTCTCCGGCGGCCCGGGCCTCGGCCTGCTGGAGGCCGCCGCCTCGCTCGGCCTCACCACGGTCAACGACGCCCGGGCCATCCGTCCGGTCCGCGACAAGGCCCAGGCCGCCGTGCTGGCCGCCCACCACGGCCTGCCGGTGCCGCGCACCTGGGCCGCCGCCGACCCGCTGGAGTTCGCGCCGATACCCGACGCCTGGTACCCGCTGGTGGTCAAGCCCGCCGACGGCAGCTCCGGACGGGCCGTCCACCTCCTCGAACGACCCGACCAACTCGCCTCGCTCGCTGAGGAGTTCGCCGACGAGGGGCTGCTGATCGCGCAGCCGTACGTGCCCAACTCCGGGACCGACCTCAAGGTGTACTGCGCGGACGGCGAACTCTTCGCCACCGAGCGGACCTCCCCGCTGCACCCCCACCACCCGCACCGGGAACAGCCGGTCGCACTCAGCCGGGAGGTCGCCGAGGTCGCCGCCCGGGTCGGCGAGGTGTACGGCCTCGACCTCTACGGCGTGGACGTGCTGCTCGGCCCCGACGGGCCGGTGGTGGTGGACGTCAACGACTTCCCCAGCTTCCGCCAGGTGCCCGACGCGGTCTCCAAGGTCGCCGACGCGGTGCTCCGGCTCGCCCGGGCCGGGTCCTGCTGGTCCGCCGTCCGCGCCCCGCGCGCCGTCGCCGTCAACGCGGTCGCCGTCAACGCGGTGGCGGGTACGGCCGTGGCGGTCAACGCGCTGTGA
- a CDS encoding ATP-grasp domain-containing protein — MRIGLITANPDHPLLADTARLLRAAGHLVTRTTGEDEAVDVQLLKARTPEAVALARRYEAAGVPVLNSADSTGFCQDRLAMARLAEAAGLPFARTVESAAGADEPSFAAGPLVVKSRHSRRGDLVARVDGPAQVRVLAERWPGEDLVLQELAPNSGWDHKIWVVAGRVFAELRRSELAEGTGRRQLDTLPDGYRELALRTGEVFGLDVYGVDVLDVAGSPLIVDVNAFPGIRGQQGAPAALADLALAAADGRHLPRTAPVAA; from the coding sequence GTGAGGATCGGCCTGATCACGGCGAACCCGGACCACCCGCTGCTCGCCGACACCGCCCGCCTGCTGCGCGCCGCCGGCCACCTGGTCACCCGGACCACCGGCGAGGACGAGGCCGTGGACGTCCAGCTGCTCAAGGCCCGCACCCCGGAGGCGGTGGCGCTCGCCCGCCGGTACGAGGCGGCCGGGGTTCCGGTGCTCAACTCGGCCGACTCCACCGGCTTCTGCCAGGACCGGCTGGCGATGGCCCGGCTCGCCGAGGCGGCCGGGCTGCCGTTCGCCCGGACCGTGGAGAGCGCGGCTGGCGCGGATGAACCGTCGTTCGCGGCGGGCCCGTTGGTGGTGAAGAGCCGGCACAGCCGGCGCGGCGACCTGGTGGCCCGGGTGGACGGACCCGCGCAGGTGCGGGTCCTCGCCGAGCGGTGGCCCGGCGAGGACCTGGTCCTCCAGGAGCTGGCGCCCAACAGTGGCTGGGACCACAAGATCTGGGTGGTGGCCGGCCGGGTGTTCGCGGAACTCCGCCGCTCCGAACTGGCCGAGGGGACCGGTCGCCGGCAGCTGGACACCCTGCCCGACGGCTACCGCGAACTCGCCCTCCGCACGGGCGAGGTGTTCGGCCTGGACGTCTACGGGGTGGACGTGCTGGACGTCGCCGGCTCGCCGTTGATCGTCGACGTCAACGCCTTTCCCGGCATCCGCGGTCAGCAGGGCGCCCCGGCCGCCCTCGCCGACCTCGCCCTCGCCGCCGCGGACGGCCGGCACCTGCCGCGTACGGCGCCGGTCGCCGCCTGA